A DNA window from Brassica napus cultivar Da-Ae chromosome C1, Da-Ae, whole genome shotgun sequence contains the following coding sequences:
- the LOC125579814 gene encoding protein FAR1-RELATED SEQUENCE 5-like, whose protein sequence is MRKFLIVDGTHLKNVYGGVLLVATAQDPDHHHYPIAFGVADGENDESWIWFMEQLKSVISDVPGLVFLSDRNKSLIKSVRLVFPEAEHGYCIWHLSQNVKTHVHNNKDTCAFKFRECAHTYTEAEFKYLYHAFRRKYPSAAAYLDKSVEEKKWARCYFRGDRYNVDTTNSVESFNGVIKEARKYTLLPMFDVIIAKMSEWFNNHRKEAAEIPYTLKLVPILETEMSKRCVDAGFLTIDELNSFHLEYSVHGTDGKVYTVDMARNTCSCEQFDKDKYPCVHRVVAATFMSKAVGRELHLSEYCSKYYLVEQWALAYHRTIYHVPHMSDWVIPEDVKAKKILPLDLDKKKGKPQQTRFPSVGESRGRGKRGRGGARGARGRGRGEGMASYFECGSGSGTT, encoded by the coding sequence TCCTCGTTGCGACTGCTCAGGATCCTGATCATCACCACTACCCAATTGCGTTTGGTGTAGCAGATGGTGAGAATGATGAAAGCTGGATATGGTTTATGGAACagttgaaatcagtgatatcCGATGTCCCGGGATTGGTATTTCTTTCAGATAGAAACAAAAGCTTGATCAAGTCAGTACGTCTAGTGTTCCCTGAGGCCGAACATGGGTATTGTATATGGCATTTGTCTCAGAATGTTAAAACCCACGTCCATAACAACAAAGATACTTGTGCGTTCAAGTTTAGAGAATGCGCACACACTTATACGGAGGCTGAGTTCAAGTACCTTTATCATGCTTTTCGCCGGAAGTATCCTAGTGCAGCAGCGTATCTTGACAAAAgtgttgaagagaagaagtgggcTAGATGTTACTTCAGAGGAGATAGGTACAATGTTGACACCACCAATTCAGTAGAATCTTTTAATGGTGTTATTAAGGAAGCGAGAAAGTATACCTTACTACCAATGTTTGATGTTATCATTGCGAAAATGTCTGAATGGTTTAACAACCATAGGAAGGAGGCAGCTGAAATACCATACACACTGAAGCTTGTGCCTATTTTGGAAACCGAAATGTCTAAAAGATGTGTTGATGCGGGGTTTCTTACAATTGACGAATTAAACAGCTTCCATCTTGAGTACAGTGTGCATGGTACTGACGGCAAGGTTTATACTGTTGATATGGCTAGGAATACTTGCAGTTGTGAACAATTTGATAAAGACAAATACCCTTGTGTGCATAGAGTGGTTGCTGCCACATTCATGTCTAAGGCAGTGGGAAGGGAACTTCATCTATCAGAGTATTGTTCAAAATACTATTTGGTGGAGCAATGGGCTTTGGCTTATCACAGGACCATATATCATGTTCCTCATATGTCTGATTGGGTTATACCAGAAGATGTTAAAGCAAAGAAAATACTTCCTCTAGATTTAgacaagaagaaaggaaaaccaCAACAAACAAGATTTCCATCAGTAGGAGAATCCCGTGGAAGAGGAAAAAGAGGCAGAGGAGGAGCTAGAGGAGCcagaggaagaggcagaggagAAGGTATGGCATCGTATTTTGAATGTGGGAGTGGTTCAGGTACTACCTAG